One Drosophila willistoni isolate 14030-0811.24 chromosome 2R unlocalized genomic scaffold, UCI_dwil_1.1 Seg167, whole genome shotgun sequence DNA segment encodes these proteins:
- the LOC6642180 gene encoding gamma-glutamyl hydrolase, whose protein sequence is MEQKHVEIQTDAPCIGIMCIDVATELASHFGKQWHSFIASSYVKHLEAAGAFVVPIWIGRDRSYYEHMMNQLNGILLPGGAVFINDADLIGKPDLTNDCVQSAYHIFDVAEEMNRAGKYFPLWGTCLGFQLMIIRAAKSTKVRTDCENIRRTLPMQLTKDFRQSQMLQQLPQCLADEMGRSPFACHNHKYCITNNELDHFKLSNDWHILATHSDANGKEFINLIEHRQWPMFGCQFHPERAAFEQLYASLDNWKHSHTRVSIELAQSFAHIFVDACRRNLSRFASPEQKSKHLIWNWQPVFSGHLKESKFLQCYLFEKNVDYPKLRES, encoded by the exons ATGGAACAGAAACATGTTGAAATACAAACGGATGCCCCTTGCATTGGCATCATGTGCATCGATGTGGCCACTGAGCTGGCCTCGCATTTTGGTAAACAATGGCACAGTTTCATAGCCTCATCATATGTGAAGCATTTGGAGGCAGCTGGAGCTTTCGTTGTGCCCATCTG GATTGGACGCGATCGTTCGTATTATGAACACATGATGAATCAGTTGAATGGCATTCTATTGCCTGGGGGAGCTGTGTTCATCAATGATGCGGATTTGATAGGCAAACCTGACCTAACAAACGACTGTGTGCAAAGTGCCTATCATATATTCGATGTGGCCGAAGAAATGAACCGGGCTGGCAAGTATTTTCCCCTATGGGGCACTTGTCTGGGATTCCAGCTAATGATCATACGTGCTGCTAAGAGTACGAAAGTCCGAACCGATTGTGAGAATATTAGAAGGACTTTACCCATGCAGCTAACCAAGGACTTTAGGCAATCTCAAATGCTGCAACAATTGCCGCAGTGTTTAGCCGATGAGATGGGCCGCTCACCTTTTGCATGCCACAATCACAAATATTGCATAACAAATAACGAGTTGGATCATTTCAAGCTATCAAACGATTGGCACATTCTGGCAACTCATTCGGATGCCAATGGCAAGGAGTTCATCAATTTGATAGAGCATCGCCAGTGGCCCATGTTTGGTTGCCAGTTTCATCCGGAACGGGCTGCCTTCGAACAGTTATACGCCAGCTTGGACAACTGGAAGCATTCCCATACACGAGTTTCCATCGAGTTGGCACAATCTTTTGCCCACATCTTTGTAGACGCTTGTCGGCGCAATCTTTCTCGCTTTGCCAGCCCTGAACAAAAATCAAAGCATCTCATTTGGAACTGGCAACCGGTTTTTAGTGGCCACTTGAAGGAGTCCAAGTTTTTGCAGTGTTATCTCTTTGAAAAGAATGTTGATTATCCCAAACTCAGAGAATCTTGA